The Neobacillus sp. PS3-34 genome has a window encoding:
- the speD gene encoding adenosylmethionine decarboxylase, whose translation MKLTPEQRIELHGFNNLTKSLSFNMYDICYTRTKEEREAYLEYIDEQYNADRLTKILKHVTEIIGAHVLNVAKQDYVPQGASVTILVSEGPVVEVPNEVYDASPGPLPDSVVMQLDKSHITVHTYPEYHPDEGISTFRADIDVSTCGEISPLKALNYLIRSFDTDIMSIDYKVRGFTRDKYGRKLFIDHDISSIQNYIPDDVKSLFDMIDVNVYQENIFHTKCKLKEFDINNYLFGYTKDKLDPEELEEITERLLMEMDEIFYGKNIRPGSLK comes from the coding sequence ATGAAACTGACTCCGGAGCAGCGCATCGAACTGCATGGCTTCAATAATTTAACCAAATCATTGAGCTTTAATATGTATGATATTTGCTATACGAGAACGAAAGAGGAACGCGAGGCTTATCTTGAATATATTGATGAACAGTACAATGCCGACCGGTTAACGAAAATTTTAAAACATGTTACCGAAATCATTGGGGCCCATGTTCTGAATGTAGCCAAACAGGATTATGTTCCCCAGGGTGCAAGTGTGACGATCCTGGTTTCGGAAGGACCTGTGGTAGAGGTTCCTAATGAGGTATATGATGCATCACCGGGACCGCTCCCTGATTCAGTGGTCATGCAACTGGATAAGAGCCATATCACCGTCCATACTTACCCTGAATATCACCCAGACGAAGGGATCAGCACGTTCAGGGCAGACATTGATGTCTCTACCTGCGGTGAAATCTCTCCGCTTAAAGCGCTCAATTATCTCATTCGGTCATTTGATACCGACATTATGTCGATCGATTATAAGGTTCGCGGCTTCACCCGTGACAAATACGGCCGTAAATTATTTATTGACCATGATATCAGTTCCATCCAGAATTATATTCCGGATGATGTAAAAAGCTTATTCGATATGATCGATGTGAACGTTTATCAGGAAAATATCTTTCATACTAAATGTAAGCTCAAAGAGTTCGATATAAACAATTATCTCTTTGGCTATACAAAAGACAAATTGGACCCGGAAGAACTCGAGGAAATCACTGAAAGACTATTGATGGAAATGGATGAGATTTTTTACGGGAAAAATATCCGTCCTGGATCGTTAAAGTGA
- a CDS encoding FAD-binding oxidoreductase, with translation MDLHNGELYWPTTLKNRQSNHKNPPIAAHYDVVIVGAGMSGALSAYTLSQEGLKIAIVDKQTAASGSSSANTGLLQFSNDIMLHELIEQIGEENAVRFYHLCQQAVEQLEEVSKTLPESSELIRRKSICFASTEEDVKKLMKEYDALIKNNFPVEYWTKEELESHLPFSKPAALITYGDAEVNPYLFVNNIFSYLKNKDVHLFEQVEVRNVQETKDKVTVDTSIGTFSASNVIYATGYETPPIGDRIGADINRSYAIATEPIEDLSQWEDKMLIWETKRPYLYLRTTTDGRIIAGGLDEDEPEAPQNESWIDNRATRLKQEIEKLFPMQTVEVAYSWGASFGESLDNLPYIGKQPDKGRIFYLLGYGGNGTVYSMLGSHILRDLILQRPNKDAELVKLDR, from the coding sequence ATGGATTTGCATAACGGTGAATTATACTGGCCAACCACGTTAAAAAACAGGCAAAGTAATCATAAAAATCCGCCGATTGCTGCACATTATGACGTCGTCATTGTCGGGGCAGGGATGTCGGGTGCATTGAGTGCCTATACTCTTTCACAAGAAGGATTAAAAATTGCGATCGTCGATAAACAAACGGCTGCCTCGGGGAGCTCTTCGGCAAATACCGGGCTGCTTCAATTTTCAAATGACATCATGCTCCATGAACTAATCGAGCAAATTGGGGAAGAAAATGCTGTTCGCTTTTACCATTTATGCCAACAGGCAGTCGAACAGCTAGAAGAAGTATCAAAGACATTACCCGAGTCAAGTGAGTTAATCCGCAGAAAAAGTATTTGTTTTGCAAGTACAGAAGAAGATGTTAAGAAGCTGATGAAGGAATATGACGCACTTATAAAGAATAATTTTCCGGTGGAATACTGGACGAAAGAAGAACTGGAAAGCCATCTTCCTTTTTCAAAACCGGCTGCACTGATCACTTATGGTGATGCAGAAGTGAATCCGTATCTTTTCGTAAACAACATTTTCAGTTATTTAAAAAATAAAGATGTGCATTTGTTTGAGCAGGTTGAAGTAAGAAATGTACAGGAAACTAAAGATAAGGTCACAGTTGATACATCCATTGGTACCTTCTCCGCTTCGAATGTAATATATGCCACCGGCTATGAGACACCTCCGATTGGCGACAGAATCGGCGCAGATATTAACCGTTCATATGCAATTGCGACTGAGCCGATAGAAGATTTATCACAATGGGAAGATAAAATGTTAATTTGGGAAACTAAACGGCCTTACTTGTATCTCCGTACTACAACGGATGGTCGAATTATTGCCGGCGGATTGGATGAGGATGAACCAGAAGCCCCTCAAAACGAATCTTGGATTGATAACCGTGCCACCCGGCTCAAACAGGAGATTGAAAAGCTCTTTCCAATGCAGACTGTAGAGGTCGCCTATTCATGGGGAGCCAGTTTTGGAGAATCTCTTGATAATCTCCCCTACATTGGAAAGCAACCTGATAAAGGACGTATTTTTTATCTGCTAGGCTATGGAGGGAACGGGACAGTATACAGCATGCTTGGTTCCCATATACTAAGGGATTTAATTTTGCAGCGCCCTAACAAGGATGCCGAGCTGGTTAAACTGGATAGGTGA
- a CDS encoding ubiquitin-like small modifier protein 1 — MQVKVFANLRQICGGVKVEVLPEGDRVIDVLDKMVEMFPDLQAEIFTAEKELLPFVHVYVNGRNIVHEEGLLTRVKETDQFALFPPVAGG, encoded by the coding sequence GTGCAGGTAAAGGTGTTTGCCAATCTCCGCCAAATCTGCGGCGGGGTAAAAGTAGAGGTTTTACCAGAAGGGGATAGAGTTATTGATGTGCTGGATAAAATGGTAGAGATGTTTCCTGACTTGCAGGCAGAGATATTTACGGCTGAAAAAGAGCTGCTTCCATTTGTTCATGTGTATGTAAACGGAAGAAACATCGTCCATGAGGAAGGGCTTTTAACCAGGGTCAAGGAAACGGACCAATTTGCTCTATTTCCGCCAGTCGCAGGTGGTTGA